The sequence AGATGCCCTGTTTTGTTTAAATCTAAACCATACCAGTCATGTTTAGCAATAGCCATATCATTAAGCAAAGAAGCAAAATCGCCGTAAGTGTTGTTGTCATCTAAAATAAATTCGATGCCGGTTTCTTTTTCATTTCTCTTTTGAAGTTCCTTAATTTTTGAAACGTAAAATTTAGAATTGTTTTTTGCGGAATTTGGCTCAACGATTATTTTTTGATAATCCCAATCTCTTACTTGCTCGAAAGTAGAGTATTGCTCCTTTAAAGGAATATTGGGATTGTATTTTGCAGGTAAACCCAAGTCCATGACATTAGGAATTGGTTCATTTAGTTTTTGATTTCCATAATACCAAAACAAAACAGGAATCAATAATGCACTTATTAAGCCCGGAACATAGTATATTTTCTTTCCTGAAATCATTGGTTTAAATTTAAACAAAAAAAGTGACTCAATAATGAATCACTTTCGTATTTGAATAATTTATATCTGATAACTAAAAAATTACCAATCTCTTTTCTTTAAAATCCAGTAAGAACCAACGATGAAGATGGCGCACCATACCAAACAAGCAATTAAGCTTTCAGTAGGGTAGGTGAATTCGTATTTTAGACCCATCATTTTTGCCATATTCAATCTCAACATCGGGTTTGGAATTAAGCTTGACATACTTTCTAAAGGTAAAAGCTTGCTAAAGAAAAATTCATTTTGAAGAACTTCATTTCTTTGTGCTTCCTGCATTCCGCTTACTTTCGAAAACGTTTCAATACCTCCAAGAATTAACTCTGCAACCCAAAGTGCAAAGAAAGCAAGAAAAACAAAGATTGATTTTCTTAGCAAAATTGAAAGAAACATAAAGAAACAGAAAAATGTGAAAAGTTTTAAAAAATAATTTCCAATGAAAAATATTTCTTTAAAAACCATTTCAGAATCTGTAACCGTAGAATAACTTTTCCCTAAAAATAGTGTAATTCCAAAAACAATTACTGTAGAAATCACGGTGAAAATCGTAATGGTAA comes from Chryseobacterium sp. 3008163 and encodes:
- a CDS encoding ABC transporter permease yields the protein MMKLLKLEYYKNLNYRPFKVFTILYFAILIALLFIGLAEFTIFGSTINFKEQGMYDFPAIWHFTTWSVALLKIFLGLIIVFSISQEFSNRMFKQNTIDGLSREEFIGSKLITITIFTVISTVIVFGITLFLGKSYSTVTDSEMVFKEIFFIGNYFLKLFTFFCFFMFLSILLRKSIFVFLAFFALWVAELILGGIETFSKVSGMQEAQRNEVLQNEFFFSKLLPLESMSSLIPNPMLRLNMAKMMGLKYEFTYPTESLIACLVWCAIFIVGSYWILKKRDW